Proteins co-encoded in one Bacillota bacterium genomic window:
- the argR gene encoding arginine repressor yields the protein MKSRRQSKILEIIRRDIVETQEDLARRLREEGIKVTQATVSRDIRELNLIKSPTGDGRLRYAQAGETISPNPNERLKRLIRDCCTNIDYSENIVVVNCLSGTANAVCEAVDLMRWKEIVGTVAGDNTFLIIVKTRPGVQAVISRLKKIMG from the coding sequence TTGAAGAGCCGGAGGCAATCCAAGATCCTGGAGATCATTAGGCGCGATATCGTTGAGACCCAGGAGGACCTTGCCCGTAGGTTGAGGGAGGAAGGAATCAAGGTAACTCAAGCAACGGTTTCCCGGGACATCCGTGAATTAAACCTCATCAAGAGCCCTACGGGGGATGGCCGGCTCAGGTACGCCCAGGCAGGAGAGACCATCTCCCCCAACCCCAACGAGCGCCTGAAACGCCTCATCCGGGACTGCTGCACCAATATTGATTACTCCGAGAACATTGTGGTGGTAAACTGCCTTTCGGGTACCGCAAACGCTGTATGCGAGGCCGTGGATCTTATGCGGTGGAAGGAGATCGTTGGCACAGTGGCAGGGGATAACACCTTCCTCATCATCGTCAAGACAAGACCCGGCGTTCAGGCAGTCATCTCCAGACTCAAGAAGATCATGGGCTAG
- a CDS encoding NAD(+)/NADH kinase: MKRIGIFPNLDKDKALELTGQLVKWLEDQGIQVGLSADIASLIKREDLSLPSWDTPLDLMVVLGGDGTLLNAAKAVALSGTPVLGVNLGHLGFLTEVETGDLFFSLPRVIQGEYQVEERMMLDAEVIRAGRPVAGFLALNEVVLTKGSFARLVRFDVEIDGGSVDTYSADGVIVSTPTGSTAYSLSAGGPIVTPDLGVMIITPICPHTLYWRSLVIASYREVKIRVGMAHPETMLTVDGQVGYGLERGDEVNVTRAPVVARLVRTSNRSFFSLLRSKLKEGESGAN; encoded by the coding sequence TTGAAGAGGATCGGCATATTCCCCAACCTGGACAAGGATAAGGCCCTGGAACTCACTGGGCAGTTGGTCAAGTGGCTTGAGGACCAGGGCATCCAGGTAGGTCTTTCGGCAGACATCGCCAGTCTCATCAAGAGGGAGGACCTCTCCCTGCCCAGCTGGGACACGCCTTTGGACCTCATGGTGGTCTTGGGGGGTGACGGGACACTGCTTAACGCAGCAAAGGCAGTGGCCCTAAGCGGGACACCGGTGCTAGGTGTGAACCTGGGTCACCTGGGGTTCCTGACCGAGGTAGAGACGGGGGATCTCTTCTTCAGCCTCCCCCGGGTAATCCAGGGCGAGTACCAGGTTGAAGAGCGAATGATGTTGGATGCTGAGGTGATCCGGGCGGGCCGCCCGGTCGCCGGTTTCCTCGCCCTCAATGAAGTAGTGCTCACCAAGGGCTCCTTCGCAAGGCTTGTCCGCTTCGATGTGGAGATAGACGGCGGGAGCGTGGATACCTACTCCGCTGATGGGGTCATTGTCTCAACGCCCACAGGGTCCACTGCCTACTCCCTCTCTGCCGGGGGACCCATCGTAACACCGGACCTCGGTGTAATGATCATCACTCCCATCTGCCCCCACACCCTTTACTGGCGCTCCCTGGTAATAGCCAGTTACCGGGAGGTCAAGATAAGGGTGGGCATGGCCCATCCGGAGACAATGCTTACCGTGGATGGCCAGGTTGGCTATGGCCTGGAGAGGGGAGACGAGGTCAACGTGACACGGGCTCCTGTCGTGGCGCGGCTAGTACGCACGTCCAACCGCAGCTTCTTCTCACTTTTAAGGTCCAAGTTGAAAGAAGGAGAATCCGGGGCGAACTAG
- a CDS encoding TlyA family RNA methyltransferase, with translation MSPRRRLDVHLVEEGCFPSRERARAAVLAGCVRVDGETEYKPGRQVAEASHVIVSSDSLAYVSRGALKIEAALERLSVDVKGKVCLDVGASTGGFTQVLLDRGAALVYAVDVGYGQLAYKLRQDPRVVVMERTNARYLNPGDFPYPPSIATMDVSFISAAKVLPAIMAVTTQGAEVLLLVKPQFEVERGGSKKGVVRDPQVHLEVLAKLEHQAQTLGLFLAGAVVSPILGPKGNIEFWFHLVKGFPGREVNLENMVNQAHDALRGGGT, from the coding sequence GTGTCCCCCCGGAGGCGCCTGGATGTTCACCTGGTGGAAGAGGGGTGCTTCCCCTCAAGGGAGAGGGCCCGGGCGGCTGTTCTCGCAGGCTGCGTAAGGGTGGATGGAGAGACGGAGTACAAGCCTGGCCGGCAGGTGGCAGAGGCTTCCCACGTTATCGTGAGTAGTGACAGCCTGGCCTATGTGAGTAGGGGTGCCCTCAAGATTGAGGCGGCCCTGGAGCGACTGAGTGTTGATGTAAAGGGCAAGGTGTGCCTGGACGTGGGGGCCTCCACCGGGGGGTTTACCCAGGTCCTCCTTGATAGGGGCGCCGCGCTGGTATACGCCGTGGACGTGGGATACGGGCAGCTCGCCTACAAGCTGCGGCAGGACCCCCGGGTTGTGGTCATGGAGAGGACGAACGCCCGTTACCTCAACCCTGGTGACTTTCCCTACCCACCAAGCATAGCCACCATGGATGTGTCCTTCATCTCCGCGGCCAAGGTTCTGCCCGCGATCATGGCTGTCACGACGCAGGGCGCCGAAGTGCTCCTCCTGGTGAAGCCCCAGTTCGAGGTGGAAAGAGGGGGTTCCAAGAAGGGTGTGGTGCGTGATCCCCAGGTTCACCTGGAGGTGCTGGCCAAGCTGGAACACCAGGCCCAGACCCTGGGTCTCTTCCTTGCGGGGGCGGTAGTTTCACCCATCCTGGGTCCCAAGGGCAATATTGAGTTTTGGTTTCACCTGGTGAAGGGTTTCCCTGGCCGAGAGGTGAATCTGGAAAATATGGTCAACCAGGCTCATGACGCACTGAGAGGTGGCGGGACTTGA